Proteins encoded in a region of the Pseudomonas putida genome:
- a CDS encoding PA5502 family lipoprotein — translation MKPFASRYLLVAAFSLFLAACSSAPVEQATAPAQADAWQQLQQNIASNELATAEDQLAALQAQSPDDPRSEQYQRQLAEAYLQRSQIVLQKGDVNAAATALARARALMPQAPAVTGGDPLSQARKAELEKAEAALKAAEAKPKARIIDPTAPSTVVALKTTDSRAMRRQLDDIAADVVSYDCEVVLQVPRTDDAPWLKTLLEKRVRKIDSGFDLKQTHEIQRSLPAQVVLVPHQQ, via the coding sequence ATGAAGCCGTTCGCCTCCCGTTATCTGCTTGTTGCCGCGTTTTCCCTGTTCCTGGCTGCCTGTTCCAGCGCGCCGGTCGAGCAGGCCACCGCACCTGCCCAAGCCGATGCCTGGCAGCAGTTGCAACAAAATATCGCCAGCAACGAGCTGGCCACCGCCGAAGACCAGCTTGCAGCCCTGCAGGCCCAGTCGCCGGATGACCCACGCTCGGAGCAATACCAGCGCCAGCTGGCCGAAGCCTACCTGCAGCGCAGCCAGATCGTCCTGCAGAAGGGCGATGTGAACGCGGCCGCTACCGCGTTGGCCCGTGCTCGCGCACTGATGCCGCAAGCCCCGGCAGTGACCGGTGGCGATCCCCTGAGCCAGGCACGCAAGGCCGAGCTGGAGAAGGCAGAGGCCGCCTTGAAAGCCGCTGAAGCCAAACCCAAGGCACGTATCATCGACCCGACAGCGCCAAGCACTGTGGTGGCCTTGAAGACCACTGACAGCCGCGCCATGCGCCGTCAGCTCGATGATATTGCCGCCGATGTGGTGAGCTATGACTGCGAGGTGGTGCTCCAGGTGCCGCGCACTGACGACGCACCTTGGCTTAAGACTTTGCTGGAAAAGCGGGTGCGCAAGATCGACAGTGGTTTCGATCTGAAGCAGACCCATGAGATCCAGCGCTCGCTGCCGGCGCAGGTGGTTCTGGTACCGCATCAGCAGTAA
- a CDS encoding SCO family protein, translated as MTRTQKTVFILVALVALILGLTVNKVLNGRDQPNPTELIDAGIILLPQSRTVADVTMTNQDGQPVRLDDLKGKWSLLFFGYTYCPDICPTTLAQLRQVKSELPKEAVDRLQVVLVSVDPNRDTPNQLKQYLGYFDKDFVGVAGSIEDTQKLANALSIPFIPADTSKPGYTVDHSGNLAVVGPDGRQRGFIRAPFNNQKLVAQLPGLVKRD; from the coding sequence ATGACCCGAACCCAGAAAACCGTCTTCATCCTCGTTGCCCTGGTCGCGTTGATCCTGGGCCTGACCGTCAACAAGGTGCTCAATGGTCGCGACCAGCCCAACCCCACCGAGCTGATCGACGCCGGCATCATCCTGCTGCCGCAGAGCCGCACTGTGGCCGACGTGACCATGACCAACCAGGACGGCCAGCCCGTGCGGCTGGATGACCTGAAGGGCAAATGGTCGCTGCTGTTCTTTGGTTACACCTACTGCCCGGACATCTGCCCGACCACCCTGGCCCAGTTGCGCCAGGTGAAGAGCGAGTTGCCCAAGGAAGCCGTCGACCGGCTGCAGGTGGTGCTGGTGAGTGTGGACCCGAACCGCGACACGCCGAACCAGCTGAAGCAGTACCTGGGCTATTTCGACAAGGACTTTGTCGGTGTGGCGGGGTCGATCGAAGACACCCAGAAGCTGGCCAATGCCTTGAGCATTCCGTTCATACCGGCGGATACCAGCAAGCCGGGGTACACCGTGGACCACAGCGGCAACCTGGCGGTTGTGGGGCCGGATGGGCGTCAGCGCGGGTTTATTCGTGCGCCGTTCAACAACCAGAAGCTGGTGGCGCAGTTGCCTGGGCTTGTGAAGCGGGATTGA
- a CDS encoding SURF1 family protein yields MRPFRPGWVPTLVVLALLPGLIALGCWQLGRAEEKRGLLASYAERRVEAPLAAAQLTSSDDNAFRRVHLYGRFDAEHSLLLDNRMRDGQAGVELLQPFHDQASGLWLLVNRGWLPWPDRRVPVHFETPSQALALDASVYVSPGSTFQLHPDPEGGQWPHLLTAIDAAQLWPQLDREGFAHELRLEPGPATYRLDWPVVAMGPEKHLGYAVQWFALATALVLLYLYFGWHQNKEKRHGHRHSTGPA; encoded by the coding sequence GTGAGGCCGTTTCGCCCAGGCTGGGTACCGACCCTGGTGGTGCTTGCGCTGCTGCCGGGGCTGATTGCCCTTGGCTGCTGGCAACTCGGCCGAGCCGAAGAAAAGCGTGGGCTGTTGGCCAGCTATGCCGAGCGACGGGTCGAGGCGCCGCTGGCCGCAGCCCAGCTGACGTCCAGTGACGACAACGCGTTCCGCCGCGTGCATTTGTATGGCCGCTTCGATGCCGAGCACAGCCTGCTGCTGGACAACCGCATGCGTGACGGCCAGGCCGGTGTCGAACTGCTGCAACCCTTCCATGACCAGGCCAGTGGCCTGTGGTTGCTGGTCAACCGCGGTTGGCTGCCATGGCCGGACCGCCGGGTGCCGGTGCATTTCGAAACCCCGTCCCAGGCCTTGGCGCTGGACGCGTCCGTGTATGTCTCGCCCGGCAGCACCTTCCAGTTGCATCCCGACCCTGAAGGCGGCCAATGGCCGCATTTGCTTACCGCCATTGATGCCGCGCAGCTATGGCCGCAGCTCGACCGCGAAGGCTTCGCCCACGAACTGCGCCTGGAGCCCGGCCCGGCGACCTATCGCCTGGACTGGCCGGTCGTGGCCATGGGCCCGGAAAAACACCTGGGCTACGCCGTGCAGTGGTTCGCCCTGGCGACCGCTCTGGTTCTGCTCTACCTCTATTTCGGCTGGCACCAAAACAAGGAGAAACGCCATGGCCACCGCCACTCCACTGGACCTGCCTGA
- the coxB gene encoding cytochrome c oxidase subunit II encodes MMRHPHVWMGLLLWSVFGQANAAWTVNMHPGATEVSNAVFDLHMTIFWICVIIGIVVFGAMFWSMVIHRRSTGQQAAHFHEHTWVEILWTVVPFLILVVMAIPATKTLIDIYDASESDIDIQVTGYQWKWHYKYLGQDVEFFSNLATPADQIHNKAPKDEHYLLEVDQPLVLPVGAKVRFLVTAADVIHSWWVPAFAVKRDAIPGFVNEAWTRIEKPGIYRGQCTELCGKDHGFMPVVVEVKSKADYDTWLGERKAEAAKLKELTSKEWTLEELVERGDKIYHTTCVACHQAEGQGLPPMFPALKGSKIATGPKEGHLSIVFHGKPGTAMAAFGKQLSEVDIAAVVTYERNAWGNNKGDMVTPKDVLALKQAEAK; translated from the coding sequence ATGATGCGACATCCACATGTCTGGATGGGCCTCCTGTTGTGGTCGGTTTTTGGTCAGGCCAACGCCGCCTGGACCGTGAACATGCACCCAGGGGCGACGGAGGTCTCCAACGCCGTCTTCGACCTGCACATGACCATCTTCTGGATCTGCGTGATCATCGGCATCGTGGTGTTTGGCGCGATGTTCTGGTCGATGGTCATCCACCGCCGCTCCACCGGCCAGCAGGCCGCGCATTTCCACGAGCATACCTGGGTGGAAATCCTCTGGACCGTGGTGCCCTTCCTGATCCTGGTGGTCATGGCCATCCCGGCCACCAAGACCCTGATCGACATCTACGACGCCAGCGAGTCGGACATCGACATTCAGGTCACCGGCTACCAGTGGAAGTGGCACTACAAATACCTGGGCCAGGACGTGGAGTTCTTCAGCAACCTGGCCACGCCCGCCGATCAGATTCACAACAAAGCCCCCAAGGACGAGCATTACCTGCTTGAAGTCGATCAGCCGCTGGTGCTGCCGGTGGGTGCCAAGGTGCGTTTCCTGGTGACCGCTGCCGACGTCATTCACTCCTGGTGGGTGCCGGCCTTCGCGGTCAAGCGCGACGCCATCCCCGGCTTCGTCAACGAAGCCTGGACCCGTATCGAGAAGCCCGGCATCTACCGTGGCCAATGCACCGAGCTGTGCGGCAAGGACCACGGCTTCATGCCGGTGGTGGTCGAGGTCAAGTCCAAGGCCGATTACGACACCTGGCTAGGCGAGCGCAAGGCCGAAGCCGCCAAGCTCAAGGAGCTGACCAGCAAGGAATGGACCCTGGAAGAGCTGGTGGAACGTGGCGACAAGATCTACCACACCACCTGCGTGGCGTGTCACCAGGCTGAAGGCCAAGGCCTGCCGCCGATGTTCCCGGCACTCAAGGGCTCGAAGATCGCCACCGGGCCGAAGGAAGGCCACTTGAGCATTGTCTTCCACGGCAAGCCCGGCACGGCCATGGCGGCCTTCGGCAAGCAGCTGTCGGAAGTCGACATCGCCGCTGTGGTCACCTACGAGCGCAATGCCTGGGGCAACAACAAAGGCGACATGGTCACGCCGAAGGACGTGCTGGCGCTGAAGCAGGCAGAAGCCAAGTGA
- a CDS encoding MetQ/NlpA family ABC transporter substrate-binding protein produces the protein MKKLLAVAAAVAAFSAHADTLTVAATPVPHAEILNFVKPQLAKEGVELKVKEFTDYIQPNVQVAEKRLDANFFQHQPYLDEFNKAKGTNLVSVAGVHIEPLGVYSTKIKKLDELSSGATVVIPNDATNGGRALLLLDKAGVIKLKDNKNILSTVKDVAENPKSIKFRELEAATIPRVLTQVDAALINTNYALEAKLNPEKDALAIEGSDSPYVNILVARPDNKDSEDMKKLAAALHSPEVKQFIIEKYKGAVVPAF, from the coding sequence ATGAAGAAGCTGCTTGCTGTCGCTGCCGCTGTCGCGGCCTTCTCGGCCCACGCCGATACCCTGACCGTTGCCGCCACCCCGGTGCCGCACGCCGAGATCCTCAACTTCGTCAAACCGCAGTTGGCCAAAGAAGGCGTGGAGCTGAAGGTCAAGGAATTCACCGATTACATTCAGCCGAACGTGCAGGTGGCCGAAAAGCGCCTGGACGCCAACTTCTTCCAGCACCAGCCATACCTGGATGAGTTCAACAAGGCCAAGGGCACCAACCTGGTGAGCGTGGCGGGCGTGCACATCGAGCCGCTGGGCGTGTATTCGACCAAGATCAAGAAGCTGGACGAGCTGTCCTCCGGCGCTACCGTGGTCATCCCCAACGACGCCACCAACGGCGGCCGCGCCTTGCTGCTGCTGGACAAGGCCGGTGTGATCAAGCTCAAGGACAACAAGAACATCCTGTCCACCGTGAAGGATGTTGCCGAGAACCCGAAAAGCATCAAGTTCCGTGAGCTGGAAGCGGCCACCATCCCGCGTGTGCTGACCCAGGTCGATGCCGCCCTGATCAACACCAACTACGCGCTGGAAGCCAAGCTGAACCCGGAAAAAGACGCGCTGGCCATCGAAGGCAGCGACTCGCCTTACGTGAACATCCTGGTTGCCCGCCCGGACAACAAGGACTCGGAAGACATGAAGAAACTGGCAGCTGCACTGCACTCGCCAGAGGTGAAGCAATTCATCATCGAGAAGTACAAGGGCGCTGTGGTTCCAGCGTTCTGA
- the cyoE gene encoding heme o synthase, translated as MATLLSARRASWRDYLELTKPKVVVLMLITSLAGMFLATRAGVSWSVLLFGNLGIGLCAGGAAVVNHVVDRRIDALMARTHKRPLAQGRVEPLPALLFALALALLGMALLLAFTNALTAWLTLASLLGYAVLYTGFLKRATPQNIVIGGLAGAAPPLLGWVAVSGHVSAEPLLLVLIIFAWTPPHFWALAIHRKEEYAKADIPMLPVTHGERYTKLHILLYTLILLAVSLLPYAIHMSGPLYLACALVLGLRFLQWGWVLYRGSRPHAAIGTFKYSIAYLFALFIALLLDHYLLLNL; from the coding sequence GTGGCGACGCTTCTGAGCGCAAGGCGGGCCAGCTGGCGCGATTACCTGGAGCTGACCAAGCCCAAGGTGGTGGTGCTGATGCTGATCACCTCGCTGGCAGGCATGTTCCTGGCCACCCGCGCGGGTGTGAGCTGGAGCGTGTTGCTGTTCGGCAACCTGGGGATCGGCTTGTGCGCGGGTGGCGCTGCGGTGGTCAACCATGTGGTGGACCGACGCATCGATGCACTGATGGCACGTACCCACAAGCGGCCGCTGGCCCAGGGTCGGGTCGAGCCGCTGCCGGCATTGCTGTTCGCCCTGGCACTGGCGCTGCTGGGCATGGCTCTGCTGCTGGCGTTCACCAACGCCCTCACGGCCTGGCTTACCCTGGCCTCGCTACTGGGCTATGCGGTGCTCTACACCGGCTTTCTCAAGCGCGCCACGCCACAGAACATCGTCATCGGCGGCCTGGCCGGCGCCGCCCCGCCGTTGCTTGGTTGGGTGGCGGTAAGCGGCCATGTCAGCGCTGAGCCCTTGCTGCTGGTGCTGATCATCTTCGCCTGGACCCCGCCGCACTTCTGGGCGCTGGCCATCCACCGCAAGGAGGAGTACGCCAAGGCCGATATCCCGATGTTGCCGGTGACCCATGGTGAGCGCTACACCAAGCTGCATATCTTGCTGTACACGCTGATTCTGCTGGCGGTAAGCCTGCTGCCGTATGCCATCCACATGAGCGGCCCGCTGTACCTGGCCTGTGCCCTGGTCTTGGGCCTGCGCTTCCTGCAATGGGGCTGGGTGTTGTACCGTGGCAGCCGGCCGCACGCGGCAATCGGCACCTTCAAGTACTCTATCGCCTACTTGTTCGCGCTGTTCATCGCGTTGCTCCTTGACCACTACCTGTTGCTGAACCTATGA
- a CDS encoding cytochrome c oxidase assembly protein: MNGLSLKRLVTRLLMLTVVMFAFGFALVPIYDVMCKAFGINGKTGGQYEGSQVSDPTRSVRVQFMSTNASDMVWDFYSTADQLEVNPGAVNQMIFVAHNPTDRPMSAQAIPSITPAEAAAYFHKTECFCFTQQVLQPGERIEMPVRFIVDRDLPASVKHLTLAYTLFDITARHPPVAHVAAQDVQGAR, from the coding sequence ATGAACGGCCTGTCGCTGAAACGCCTGGTAACGCGCCTGCTGATGCTGACGGTGGTGATGTTCGCCTTCGGTTTCGCCCTGGTGCCGATCTACGACGTGATGTGCAAGGCCTTTGGCATCAACGGCAAAACGGGTGGCCAGTACGAAGGTAGCCAGGTCAGCGACCCGACGCGTTCGGTGCGGGTGCAGTTCATGTCGACCAACGCCAGCGACATGGTCTGGGACTTCTATTCCACGGCCGATCAGCTGGAGGTGAACCCAGGGGCGGTGAACCAGATGATCTTCGTCGCGCATAACCCGACCGATCGGCCGATGAGCGCGCAGGCCATACCCAGTATCACCCCGGCCGAGGCCGCGGCGTACTTCCACAAGACCGAGTGCTTCTGCTTTACCCAGCAGGTGCTGCAGCCCGGCGAACGCATAGAGATGCCGGTGCGCTTCATCGTCGACCGCGATCTGCCGGCCAGCGTGAAGCACCTGACACTGGCCTACACCTTGTTCGACATCACCGCTCGCCACCCGCCGGTCGCGCATGTTGCGGCCCAGGACGTCCAGGGCGCCCGTTAA
- a CDS encoding heme A synthase, translating into MARPGFRLAVFATLLALLVVLLGAYTRLTHAGLGCPDWPGCYGFISVPKSEAQLAHAELHFPEHPVEAAKGWAEMVHRYFAGTLAVVIALLAFQALRRHARDGQPYRLPVLLLGVVLAQAAFGMWTVTLKLWPQVVTAHLLGGFTTLSLLFLLSLRLSRAFAPLPKLPLSLRRLAALALLVVIGQIALGGWVSANYAAVACIDLPTCHGQWWPVADFSNGFHLTQHVGPNYLGGQLDSDARTAIHISHRLGALLVTCVLLMLSWKLHRCGLPGLARVVLLALTLQVGLGISNVVFHLPLAVAVAHNAGGAMLLLSMVLVNYRIRVVDRVRVGVGNGWRLRPVAGVGISHHMRNDSWRRF; encoded by the coding sequence ATGGCCAGACCCGGATTTCGCCTTGCTGTGTTCGCCACCCTGCTGGCACTGCTGGTCGTCCTGCTCGGTGCCTATACCCGGCTGACCCATGCCGGCCTCGGCTGCCCCGACTGGCCGGGTTGCTATGGCTTCATCAGCGTGCCCAAGAGCGAAGCGCAACTGGCCCATGCCGAGCTGCACTTTCCTGAGCACCCGGTGGAAGCTGCCAAGGGCTGGGCCGAGATGGTTCACCGCTACTTTGCCGGGACTCTAGCCGTGGTAATCGCCCTGCTCGCTTTCCAGGCGCTGCGCCGGCATGCCCGCGATGGCCAGCCCTATCGCCTGCCCGTGCTGTTGCTGGGTGTGGTGTTGGCCCAGGCCGCCTTCGGCATGTGGACGGTCACCCTGAAGTTGTGGCCGCAAGTGGTCACGGCGCATTTGTTGGGGGGCTTTACCACGCTGAGCTTGCTGTTCCTGTTGTCACTGCGTCTATCACGGGCCTTTGCACCCTTGCCAAAACTGCCCCTGAGCTTGCGCCGGCTCGCTGCGTTGGCCCTGCTGGTGGTGATCGGCCAGATTGCTCTGGGTGGCTGGGTGAGTGCCAACTACGCAGCCGTCGCCTGCATCGACCTGCCGACCTGCCATGGCCAATGGTGGCCGGTGGCGGACTTCAGCAATGGCTTCCACCTGACCCAGCACGTCGGTCCAAACTACCTTGGCGGGCAACTGGACAGTGATGCCCGCACCGCCATCCACATCAGCCACCGGCTGGGCGCGTTGCTGGTGACCTGCGTGCTGCTGATGCTTAGCTGGAAGTTGCACCGCTGCGGCTTGCCCGGCCTGGCACGGGTGGTGCTGCTGGCGCTGACCCTGCAAGTGGGCCTGGGTATCAGCAACGTGGTGTTCCACCTGCCACTGGCGGTGGCTGTTGCGCACAATGCCGGCGGCGCGATGCTGCTGCTGAGCATGGTGCTGGTGAATTACCGCATTCGCGTGGTCGACAGGGTTCGCGTGGGGGTCGGCAATGGCTGGCGCCTGCGGCCTGTGGCTGGCGTGGGCATATCCCATCACATGAGGAACGATTCGTGGCGACGCTTCTGA
- a CDS encoding methionine ABC transporter ATP-binding protein, with amino-acid sequence MIEFQQVHKTYRVAGREIPALNPTSLTIEDGQVFGLIGHSGAGKSTMLRLINRLEEPSGGKIIVDGEDVTAFNASQLRGFRQQVGMIFQHFNLLASKTVADNVALPLTLAGELSRSEIDTRVTELLARVGLSDHAKKYPAQLSGGQKQRVGIARALSTNPKILLCDEATSALDPQTTASVLQLLAEINRELKLTIVLITHEMDVIRRVCDRVAVMDAGQIVEQGSVAEVFLHPQHPTTKRFVQEDEQVDEGEQRDDFAHVPGRIVRLTFQGDATYAPLLGTVARETGVDYSILAGRIDRIKDVPYGQLTLALIGGDMEAAFARFKAADVHMEVLR; translated from the coding sequence GTGATCGAGTTCCAACAGGTACATAAAACCTACCGCGTTGCCGGTAGGGAAATCCCCGCACTGAATCCGACCAGCCTGACCATCGAAGATGGCCAGGTGTTCGGCCTGATCGGCCATTCCGGCGCCGGCAAAAGCACCATGCTGCGCCTGATCAACCGTCTGGAAGAACCTTCCGGCGGCAAGATCATCGTCGACGGCGAAGACGTCACCGCGTTCAACGCCAGCCAGCTGCGCGGCTTCCGCCAGCAGGTCGGGATGATTTTCCAGCACTTCAACCTGCTGGCCTCCAAGACCGTCGCCGACAACGTCGCCCTGCCATTGACCCTGGCCGGCGAGCTGTCGCGCAGTGAGATCGACACGCGCGTCACCGAGTTGCTGGCCCGCGTGGGCCTGTCAGACCACGCCAAGAAGTACCCGGCGCAGCTGTCCGGCGGCCAGAAGCAGCGCGTCGGTATCGCCCGCGCCCTGTCCACCAACCCGAAGATCCTGCTGTGCGACGAGGCCACCAGTGCCCTCGACCCGCAAACCACGGCCTCGGTCCTGCAACTGCTGGCCGAAATCAACCGTGAGCTGAAGCTGACCATCGTGCTGATCACCCACGAGATGGACGTGATCCGCCGGGTCTGCGACCGCGTGGCGGTGATGGACGCCGGCCAGATTGTCGAGCAAGGCTCGGTGGCCGAGGTGTTCCTGCACCCGCAGCACCCCACCACCAAGCGCTTCGTCCAAGAAGACGAGCAGGTCGACGAAGGCGAGCAGCGCGACGACTTTGCCCACGTACCGGGCCGCATCGTGCGCCTGACCTTCCAAGGCGACGCTACCTACGCGCCGTTGCTGGGCACCGTGGCCCGCGAAACCGGTGTGGACTACAGCATCCTCGCCGGGCGTATCGACCGCATCAAGGATGTCCCCTATGGCCAGCTCACCCTCGCCCTGATCGGCGGAGACATGGAAGCGGCGTTTGCCCGCTTCAAGGCAGCTGACGTACATATGGAGGTACTGCGTTGA
- a CDS encoding methionine ABC transporter permease: protein MDALNFFANVDWAEIWLATIDTMIMLFGSLFFTVLLGLPLGVLLFLCGPKQMFEQKGVYALLSLVVNILRSLPFIILLIVMIPFTVLITGTSLGVAGAIPPLVVGATPFFARLVETALREVDRGIIEATQSMGATTRQIITSALLPEARPGIFAAITVTAITLVSYTAMAGVVGAGGLGDLAIRFGYQRFQTDVMVVTVVLLLVLVQVLQSVGDKLVVHFSRK, encoded by the coding sequence ATGGACGCCCTGAATTTCTTCGCCAACGTCGACTGGGCCGAAATCTGGCTGGCCACCATCGACACCATGATCATGCTGTTCGGCTCGCTGTTCTTCACCGTGCTGCTGGGCCTGCCGCTGGGTGTGCTGCTGTTCCTCTGCGGGCCGAAGCAGATGTTCGAACAGAAGGGCGTGTACGCGCTGCTGTCGCTGGTGGTCAACATCCTGCGCTCGCTGCCGTTCATCATCCTGCTGATCGTGATGATCCCATTCACCGTGCTGATCACCGGCACCTCGCTGGGCGTTGCCGGCGCCATCCCACCACTGGTAGTGGGTGCCACGCCGTTCTTTGCCCGCCTGGTTGAAACCGCTCTGCGTGAAGTGGACCGCGGCATCATCGAAGCCACCCAGTCGATGGGCGCCACCACCCGCCAGATCATCACCAGCGCACTGCTGCCGGAGGCCCGCCCGGGTATCTTCGCAGCCATTACCGTCACCGCCATCACCCTGGTTTCGTACACCGCCATGGCCGGTGTGGTGGGTGCGGGCGGCCTGGGCGATCTGGCTATCCGCTTCGGTTACCAGCGTTTCCAGACCGATGTGATGGTAGTGACCGTGGTTCTGCTGCTGGTACTGGTTCAAGTCCTGCAAAGCGTGGGCGACAAACTGGTCGTACATTTTTCCCGTAAGTAA
- a CDS encoding twin transmembrane helix small protein: protein MLKAAIVLMLLATIASLFSGLVFLVKDDENSTRLLKALTVRVTLAALTIGLVAWGFISGQLVSHAPF, encoded by the coding sequence ATGCTCAAGGCCGCGATTGTCCTGATGCTGTTGGCCACGATTGCCAGCTTGTTCAGTGGCCTGGTGTTTCTGGTCAAGGACGATGAAAACTCAACTCGTCTGCTCAAGGCACTGACAGTGCGGGTGACCCTGGCGGCGCTGACCATTGGCCTGGTGGCCTGGGGCTTCATCAGCGGTCAGCTCGTGTCCCACGCCCCCTTCTGA
- the ctaD gene encoding cytochrome c oxidase subunit I: protein MSAVIDDHAHGHEHAHGPAKGLMRWVLTTNHKDIGTMYLWFAFMMFLLGGSFAMVIRAELFQPGLQIVEPAFFNQMTTMHGLIMVFGAVMPAFVGLANWMIPLMIGAPDMALPRMNNFSFWLLPAAFLLLVSTLFSPGGGPNFGWTFYAPLSTTYAPASVTFFIFAIHLMGISSIMGAINVIATILNLRAPGMTLMKMPLFVWTWLITAFLLIAVMPVLAGVVTMMLMDIHFGTSFFSAAGGGDPVLFQHVFWFFGHPEVYIMILPAFGAVSSIIPAFSRKPLFGYTSMVYATGAIAFLSFIVWAHHMFVVGIPVVGELFFMYATMLIAVPTGVKVFNWVSTMWEGSLTFETPMLFAIAFVILFTIGGFSGLMLAIAPADFQYHDTYFVVAHFHYVLVPGAIFGIFASAYYWLPKWTGHMYDETLGKLHFWLSFIGMNMAFFPMHFVGLAGMPRRIPDYNLQFADFNMVSSIGAFMFGATQIFFLFIVIKCIRGGAPAPAKPWDGAEGLEWSIPSPAPYHTFQTPPEVK from the coding sequence ATGAGTGCAGTGATCGACGACCACGCCCACGGCCATGAGCATGCACACGGCCCGGCCAAGGGCCTGATGCGCTGGGTGCTGACCACCAACCACAAGGACATCGGCACCATGTACCTGTGGTTCGCCTTCATGATGTTCCTGCTTGGTGGCTCGTTCGCCATGGTGATCCGCGCCGAGCTGTTCCAGCCGGGCTTGCAGATCGTTGAGCCGGCGTTCTTCAACCAGATGACCACCATGCATGGCCTGATCATGGTGTTCGGTGCAGTGATGCCGGCCTTCGTCGGGCTGGCCAACTGGATGATCCCATTGATGATCGGCGCGCCAGACATGGCCTTGCCGCGGATGAACAACTTCAGCTTCTGGCTGCTGCCGGCGGCCTTCCTGCTGCTGGTCTCGACCCTGTTCAGCCCGGGTGGCGGGCCTAACTTCGGCTGGACGTTCTACGCCCCGCTGTCTACCACCTATGCGCCAGCCAGCGTCACCTTCTTCATCTTCGCCATCCACCTGATGGGTATCAGCTCGATCATGGGGGCGATCAACGTGATCGCCACCATCCTCAACCTGCGTGCCCCAGGCATGACCCTGATGAAAATGCCGCTGTTCGTCTGGACGTGGCTGATTACCGCGTTCCTGCTGATTGCAGTGATGCCGGTACTGGCCGGCGTGGTGACCATGATGCTGATGGACATCCACTTCGGCACCAGCTTCTTCAGTGCCGCCGGTGGCGGTGACCCGGTGCTGTTCCAGCATGTGTTCTGGTTCTTCGGCCACCCTGAGGTGTACATCATGATCCTGCCGGCCTTCGGCGCGGTCAGCTCGATCATCCCGGCGTTTTCGCGCAAGCCGCTGTTCGGCTACACCTCGATGGTATATGCCACCGGCGCCATCGCCTTCCTGTCGTTCATCGTTTGGGCCCACCATATGTTCGTGGTTGGCATCCCGGTGGTCGGCGAGCTGTTCTTCATGTACGCCACCATGCTGATTGCCGTGCCCACCGGGGTGAAGGTGTTCAACTGGGTCAGCACCATGTGGGAAGGCTCGCTCACCTTCGAAACGCCAATGCTGTTCGCCATTGCCTTCGTCATCCTGTTCACCATCGGCGGTTTCTCCGGCCTGATGCTGGCGATTGCCCCGGCGGACTTCCAGTACCACGACACCTACTTCGTGGTGGCGCATTTCCACTACGTGTTGGTGCCAGGGGCAATTTTCGGCATCTTTGCATCGGCCTACTACTGGCTGCCGAAATGGACCGGCCACATGTACGACGAAACCCTCGGCAAGCTGCACTTCTGGCTGTCGTTCATCGGCATGAACATGGCCTTCTTCCCCATGCACTTCGTGGGGCTGGCCGGCATGCCGCGACGCATCCCGGACTACAACCTGCAGTTCGCCGACTTCAACATGGTGTCGTCGATCGGCGCCTTCATGTTTGGCGCCACGCAGATCTTCTTCCTGTTCATTGTCATCAAGTGCATACGTGGGGGCGCGCCGGCGCCTGCCAAGCCTTGGGATGGCGCTGAGGGCCTGGAATGGTCGATTCCTTCGCCTGCGCCCTACCACACCTTCCAGACACCCCCGGAAGTGAAATAG